A genomic window from Passer domesticus isolate bPasDom1 chromosome Z, bPasDom1.hap1, whole genome shotgun sequence includes:
- the SREK1IP1 gene encoding protein SREK1IP1, which produces MALPGGNKDNIRAGCKKCGYPGHLTFECRNFLRVDPQRDIVLDVSSTSSEDSEEEELQRLQAMREKKNLNEEEEKKRQKRKSKEKTKLKRPRKRSSSSSSAEEDEPKSKKQKSHKKEKEKGKKHKSKKGKHHKKEKKKRRKEKSSSSNSSDSSSSD; this is translated from the exons atggcgctgccgg gtggaaataAGGATAATATCAGAGCGGGATGCAAGAAGTGTGGCTACC CTGGTCATCTGACATTTGAATGTCGAAACTTCCTCCGAGTAGATCCTCAAAGAGATATTGTTTTAGACGTTAGCAGCACTAGCAGTGAAGACAGCGAGGAAGAGGAACTACAGAGATTACAAGCCATGCGTGAAAAAAAGA ATTTaaatgaagaggaagaaaaaaagagacaaaaaagaaaaagcaaagagaaaacaaaattaaaaagacCAAGGAAAAG atcTTCCTCATCAAGTTCAGCAGAAGAGGATGAACCAAagtcaaaaaaacaaaaatcacacaaaaaagaaaaggaaaaggggaaaaagcatAAATCTAAGAAAGGAAAGCAtcataaaaaggagaaaaagaagagacgAAAGGAAAAAAGTTCATCTTCTAACAGTTCAGACAGTTCAAGTAGTGACTGA